One window from the genome of Pseudomonas frederiksbergensis encodes:
- the fabD gene encoding ACP S-malonyltransferase codes for MSASLAFVFPGQGSQSLGMLAELGAQYPLILETFKEASDALGYDLWALTQQGPEEQLNQTDKTQPAILTASVALWRLWLAEGGARPAFVAGHSLGEYSALVAAGSLSLGDAVKLVERRGQLMQEAVPAGQGGMAAILGLDDADVLAACAEAAQGDVVSAVNFNSPGQVVIAGAKAAVERAIEGCKARGAKRAMPLPVSVPSHCELMRPAAERFAESIAAIDWQAPQIPVVQNVSANVAADLETLKRDLLEQLYKPVRWVESVQALAAKGATELVECGPGKVLAGLNKRCAEGVSTSNLNTPDAFAAARAAQA; via the coding sequence ATGTCTGCTTCCCTCGCATTCGTCTTTCCTGGACAGGGCTCGCAGTCCCTCGGCATGCTGGCCGAGTTGGGCGCGCAATACCCGCTGATCCTGGAAACATTCAAAGAAGCATCCGATGCACTCGGCTACGACTTGTGGGCGCTGACCCAGCAAGGGCCGGAAGAGCAACTCAATCAAACCGATAAAACCCAGCCGGCCATCCTGACCGCCTCCGTTGCGCTGTGGCGCCTGTGGTTGGCTGAAGGCGGTGCGCGCCCGGCATTCGTTGCCGGTCATAGCCTGGGCGAATACAGCGCCCTGGTCGCTGCCGGCAGCCTGAGCCTGGGTGACGCGGTGAAGTTGGTGGAGCGTCGTGGCCAATTGATGCAAGAAGCCGTTCCGGCCGGGCAGGGCGGCATGGCCGCGATCCTCGGCCTGGATGACGCCGACGTGCTGGCCGCCTGTGCCGAAGCGGCACAAGGCGATGTGGTCAGCGCGGTGAACTTCAACTCCCCGGGCCAGGTGGTTATCGCCGGTGCCAAGGCCGCCGTCGAGCGTGCCATCGAAGGCTGCAAGGCCCGTGGTGCCAAGCGCGCCATGCCGCTGCCGGTCAGCGTGCCGTCGCACTGTGAACTGATGCGTCCGGCTGCGGAGCGCTTTGCCGAATCGATCGCAGCCATCGACTGGCAGGCTCCACAGATTCCCGTGGTGCAGAACGTCAGCGCCAACGTGGCAGCGGACCTGGAGACCCTCAAGCGCGACCTGTTGGAGCAGCTCTACAAGCCGGTTCGTTGGGTTGAATCGGTGCAGGCGCTGGCAGCCAAGGGCGCGACCGAGCTGGTCGAATGCGGTCCTGGCAAGGTGCTGGCAGGCCTGAACAAGCGCTGCGCCGAAGGCGTGTCCACTTCCAATCTCAACACCCCAGACGCTTTCGCTGCCGCTCGCGCAGCGCAAGCCTGA
- the rpmF gene encoding 50S ribosomal protein L32 yields MAVQQNKKSRSARDMRRSHDALEASTLSVEKTTGEVHLRHHVSPEGVYRGRKVIDKGADE; encoded by the coding sequence ATGGCTGTTCAGCAGAACAAAAAATCCCGCTCTGCCCGTGACATGCGCCGTTCGCACGACGCTCTCGAGGCTAGCACCCTGTCTGTAGAAAAAACCACCGGTGAAGTTCACCTGCGTCACCACGTATCGCCAGAAGGCGTATACCGTGGCCGTAAAGTGATCGACAAGGGCGCCGACGAGTAA
- the acpP gene encoding acyl carrier protein, which translates to MSTIEERVKKIVAEQLGVKEEEVVNTASFVEDLGADSLDTVELVMALEEEFETEIPDEEAEKITTVQAAIDYVTSHQA; encoded by the coding sequence ATGAGCACCATCGAAGAGCGCGTCAAGAAAATCGTTGCCGAGCAACTGGGCGTTAAAGAAGAAGAAGTTGTGAACACCGCTTCCTTCGTCGAAGACCTGGGTGCCGACTCCCTTGACACCGTTGAGCTGGTGATGGCTCTGGAAGAGGAATTCGAAACCGAGATTCCTGACGAAGAAGCTGAAAAGATCACTACTGTACAAGCTGCTATCGACTACGTTACCAGCCACCAGGCGTAA
- the plsX gene encoding phosphate acyltransferase PlsX, which yields MSAQVIAIDAMGGDFGPRSIVQASLACLNATPSLHLTLVGQPSLLEEMLSGQSAVDRARLSIVPASEVIAMDEKPAQALRGKPDASMRVALELLRDGKVQACVSAGNTGALMALSRYVLKTLPGIDRPAMVAAIPTQRGFCQLLDLGANVDCSAEHLLQFAVMGSVAAQTLGIARPRVALLNIGTEDIKGNQQVKLAATLLQNARGINYIGFVEGDGLYRGEADVVVCDGFVGNILLKSSEGLATMIGQRIETLFKQSLASRVVGALALPLMRRLQADLAPARHNGASFLGLQGIVIKSHGSAGVQGFQSAINRAVIEIQENLPERLHGRLEDLLT from the coding sequence TTGTCCGCTCAAGTCATCGCGATTGACGCAATGGGCGGGGACTTCGGTCCCCGCAGCATTGTCCAGGCCAGCCTTGCTTGCCTGAATGCCACGCCCTCGCTGCACCTGACCCTCGTCGGTCAACCCTCCCTTCTAGAAGAAATGCTCAGCGGCCAATCGGCTGTGGATCGCGCGCGCCTGTCGATCGTGCCGGCGTCCGAGGTTATCGCGATGGACGAAAAGCCGGCCCAGGCGCTGCGTGGCAAGCCCGACGCATCGATGCGGGTAGCCCTTGAGCTGTTGCGCGATGGCAAGGTCCAGGCGTGTGTCAGTGCGGGCAACACCGGGGCGCTGATGGCGCTGTCGCGCTATGTCCTCAAGACCCTGCCCGGGATCGATCGTCCGGCGATGGTGGCGGCGATTCCGACCCAGCGCGGGTTCTGCCAGTTGCTTGACCTGGGCGCCAACGTCGATTGCAGCGCCGAACACCTGTTGCAATTCGCCGTGATGGGCTCGGTCGCAGCGCAAACCCTGGGCATAGCGCGACCTCGCGTAGCGCTGCTCAACATAGGCACCGAAGACATCAAGGGAAACCAGCAGGTCAAGCTGGCCGCGACGTTGTTGCAAAATGCCCGAGGCATCAATTACATCGGATTCGTCGAAGGTGATGGTTTGTACCGTGGTGAGGCCGATGTGGTGGTCTGTGATGGCTTCGTTGGCAATATCTTGCTCAAGTCCAGCGAGGGCCTTGCGACCATGATTGGCCAGCGTATCGAGACGTTGTTCAAGCAGAGCCTGGCCTCACGGGTGGTGGGCGCCCTGGCGCTGCCGTTGATGCGTCGCTTGCAGGCGGACCTTGCGCCCGCTCGACACAATGGCGCGAGTTTCCTCGGGTTGCAGGGGATCGTGATCAAGAGTCATGGTTCGGCAGGGGTGCAGGGGTTTCAAAGCGCCATCAACCGGGCTGTGATCGAGATCCAGGAGAACCTGCCGGAACGCCTTCATGGGCGCCTCGAAGATTTGTTAACTTAG
- a CDS encoding HAD-IIIA family hydrolase yields the protein MHPDYKLLIFDWDGTLANSIGRIVEAMHVASDRTGFPQRDDWAVKGIIGLGLPEAIRSLYPEIDDDELIVFRQHYADHYIALEAEPSPLFDGVVDTLQALRSEGYRLAVATGKARRGLDRVLKAHGWDDYFDITRAADETASKPHPLMLEQILAHCDMQPGQALMVGDSSFDLQMARNAGMGSVAVSYGAQTIEALKAFEPCLAIDHFPELHAWLSRRAD from the coding sequence GTGCATCCTGATTACAAGCTGCTCATATTCGATTGGGACGGCACCCTGGCGAACTCTATCGGTCGGATCGTGGAGGCGATGCACGTTGCGTCGGACCGCACGGGTTTTCCTCAGCGTGACGACTGGGCGGTGAAGGGGATCATCGGGCTGGGGTTGCCGGAAGCTATTCGCAGCCTGTACCCGGAAATCGACGATGATGAGCTGATCGTTTTTCGCCAGCATTACGCTGATCATTACATCGCGCTGGAGGCCGAGCCATCCCCGTTGTTCGACGGTGTGGTCGATACCCTCCAGGCCCTGCGGAGCGAGGGTTATCGGCTGGCGGTGGCGACCGGCAAGGCGCGGCGAGGATTGGATCGGGTGCTCAAGGCCCATGGTTGGGACGACTATTTCGATATAACCCGTGCCGCGGATGAAACCGCGAGCAAGCCCCATCCTCTGATGCTTGAGCAGATCCTGGCTCATTGCGACATGCAGCCTGGACAGGCGCTGATGGTGGGGGATTCGTCGTTCGACCTGCAAATGGCCCGTAATGCAGGCATGGGTTCGGTGGCCGTCAGTTACGGCGCGCAGACAATCGAGGCGCTGAAGGCCTTCGAGCCGTGCCTGGCGATTGACCATTTTCCTGAGTTGCACGCCTGGTTGAGCCGGCGTGCCGATTAA
- the fabG gene encoding 3-oxoacyl-ACP reductase FabG yields the protein MSLQGKVALVTGASRGIGQAIALELGRQGAIVIGTATSASGAERIAATLKENGIQGTGLELNVTSDESVSAVLASIQEQFGAPAILVNNAGITRDNLMMRMKDEEWFDVVDTNLNSLYRLSKGVLRGMTKARWGRIISIGSVVGAMGNAGQVNYAAAKAGLEGFSRALAREVGSRSITVNSVAPGFIDTDMTRELPEAQREALLTQIPLGRLGQAQEIASVVAFLASDGAAYVTGATIPVNGGMYMS from the coding sequence ATGAGTCTGCAAGGTAAAGTTGCACTGGTGACCGGTGCAAGCCGCGGCATCGGCCAGGCCATTGCCCTGGAATTGGGTCGTCAAGGCGCCATTGTCATCGGCACCGCGACTTCCGCTTCGGGCGCCGAGCGTATCGCCGCGACCTTGAAGGAAAACGGCATCCAGGGCACCGGTCTTGAACTCAACGTGACCAGCGACGAGTCCGTTTCGGCGGTGTTGGCGAGTATCCAGGAGCAGTTCGGTGCGCCGGCGATCCTGGTCAATAATGCCGGTATCACCCGCGATAACTTGATGATGCGCATGAAAGATGAGGAGTGGTTCGACGTTGTCGACACCAACCTGAACAGCCTGTACCGGCTCTCAAAAGGCGTCCTGCGCGGCATGACCAAGGCTCGTTGGGGCCGAATTATCAGTATCGGCTCGGTTGTGGGTGCCATGGGCAACGCAGGCCAAGTAAACTATGCTGCGGCAAAAGCCGGTCTGGAAGGTTTCAGCCGTGCCCTGGCACGAGAAGTCGGTTCGCGCTCGATTACGGTGAACTCGGTTGCACCGGGTTTCATCGACACCGACATGACCCGTGAACTGCCGGAAGCACAGCGTGAAGCCTTGTTGACCCAGATTCCGCTGGGTCGTCTGGGGCAAGCTCAAGAAATCGCGTCCGTGGTCGCTTTTCTTGCGTCGGACGGTGCGGCATACGTCACTGGGGCTACAATCCCGGTGAACGGCGGGATGTACATGAGTTAA
- a CDS encoding S49 family peptidase: MTDEWKAPAKASAESGDEKSWKLLEKTLLASVQEQRRSRRWGIFFKLLTFTYLFAALMLFTPLMSLEKGAVSGSAYTALIDIEGMIADKEPASADNIVGSLRAAFEDPKAKGVVLRINSPGGSPVQSGYVYDEIVRLRGLHPDKKVYAVIADLGASGAYYIASAADQIYADKASLVGSIGVTAAGYGFVGTMEKLGVERRVYTSGEHKSFLDPFQPQKPEETAFWQGVLDTTHKQFIASVKKGRGERLKDKEHPELFSGLVWSGEQALPLGLIDGLGSASSVARDVIGQKDLVDFTIEESPFDRFSKKLGASIAEHLAMWMGFQGPALR, from the coding sequence ATGACGGACGAATGGAAGGCGCCGGCCAAGGCGAGCGCCGAGAGCGGTGACGAAAAAAGCTGGAAACTGCTGGAGAAAACGCTGCTGGCCAGTGTCCAGGAGCAGCGTCGTTCCCGTCGCTGGGGGATTTTCTTCAAGCTGCTGACGTTCACCTATCTTTTTGCCGCGTTGATGCTGTTCACGCCGCTGATGAGCCTAGAGAAAGGTGCCGTGAGCGGTTCGGCCTACACTGCTCTGATCGACATTGAAGGCATGATCGCCGACAAGGAGCCTGCCAGCGCGGACAACATCGTCGGCAGCCTGCGGGCGGCGTTCGAGGATCCGAAGGCCAAGGGTGTGGTGCTGCGCATCAACAGCCCAGGCGGCAGTCCGGTGCAGTCGGGTTACGTCTACGACGAGATCGTCCGGTTGCGCGGGTTGCACCCGGATAAAAAGGTCTATGCGGTGATCGCCGATCTCGGCGCTTCCGGTGCCTATTACATTGCCAGCGCGGCGGATCAGATCTACGCCGACAAGGCCAGCCTGGTCGGCTCCATTGGCGTGACGGCTGCCGGTTACGGTTTTGTCGGAACCATGGAAAAGCTGGGTGTTGAGCGTCGGGTCTACACCTCGGGCGAGCACAAATCGTTTCTTGATCCGTTCCAGCCGCAAAAGCCTGAGGAAACCGCGTTCTGGCAAGGCGTGCTGGACACCACCCACAAGCAATTCATCGCCAGTGTCAAGAAAGGGCGGGGCGAGCGCTTGAAGGATAAGGAGCATCCGGAGCTGTTTTCCGGGCTGGTCTGGTCTGGCGAGCAGGCTTTGCCCCTGGGCTTGATCGATGGCCTGGGCAGTGCCAGCTCCGTGGCGCGGGATGTAATTGGTCAGAAGGACCTGGTGGATTTCACCATCGAAGAGTCGCCGTTTGACCGGTTCTCGAAGAAGCTGGGGGCGAGCATTGCCGAGCACCTGGCGATGTGGATGGGCTTCCAGGGGCCGGCGTTGCGCTGA
- the rne gene encoding ribonuclease E, with the protein MKRMLINATQPEELRVALVDGQRLYDLDIESGAREQKKANIYKGRITRIEPSLEAAFVDFGSERHGFLPLKEISREYFKKAPEGRVNIKDVLSEGQEVIVQVEKEERGNKGAALTTFISLAGRYLVLMPNNPRAGGISRRIEGEERNELREALNGLVAPADMGLIVRTAGLGRSSEEMQWDLDYLLQLWTAIKEASLDRSAPFLIYQESNVIIRAIRDYLRQDIGEVLIDSVEAQDEALTFIRQVMPQYASKIKLYEDSVPLFNRFQIESQIETAFQRVVELPSGGSIVIDPTEALVSIDINSARATKGSDIEETALQTNLEAAEEIARQLRLRDIGGLIVIDFIDMTPAKNQRAVEEKVRECLEADRARVQVGRISRFGLLEMSRQRLRPSLGESSGIVCPRCSGTGIIRDVESLSLAILRLIEEEALKDRTAEVRAQVPIPVAAFLLNEKRNSITKIELRTRARIVILPNDHLETPHFEVQRLRDDSPEAHTNQSSYEIAAAAAEVEDVQPAAATRTLVRQEAAVKTAPARANAPVPTEVAAPVAAPAAAPEPSLFKGLVKSLVSLFATKEEPAAPAAVAKPAASERPARNEERRNGRQQTRNRNGRRDEERKPREERAPREERAPREPREERQPREVREEAPAVAREERAPRPPREERQPRAPREDRKPRGEREERVRELREPLDAAPAAAATAEERPARQPREERAPRPPREERQPRAEQAAAAASEEEVLNTEEQLQEDGQDTAEGDRPRRRSRGQRRRSNRRERQRDANGNVIEGSEESESTENAEAPSAADLAAGLAVTAAVASSAISAPAEAQAHEQAERATATVESAPVEAPVVESTAPVEATASPEVELAPAREAQPDAEIAAKPAPIVEAPVVAAEPIVEAPAEEKAPEPAREEQTAFNWTAEPAAPAPVVEPEPTPEPVKAVEPEVIEPAPVVEAPVVAEAPAPVEEPAPVSALTPNGRAPNDPREVRRRKREAERLQKEAEQAAAAAAQAPAAEPAPVVEEVTEAAPAPVAETPAEPAPAFDEPQPTAEEVAPRHTEALEKEHEPKPHA; encoded by the coding sequence ATGAAAAGAATGCTGATTAACGCAACTCAACCCGAAGAGTTGCGTGTTGCACTGGTAGACGGCCAGCGCCTCTACGACCTGGATATCGAATCCGGTGCACGCGAGCAGAAGAAGGCCAACATCTATAAAGGCCGGATTACTCGCATCGAACCAAGCCTTGAGGCTGCCTTTGTCGATTTCGGCTCCGAGCGCCACGGCTTCCTGCCCCTCAAAGAAATCTCCCGCGAATATTTCAAGAAAGCCCCTGAAGGTCGCGTCAACATCAAGGACGTCCTGAGCGAAGGCCAGGAAGTCATCGTCCAGGTCGAAAAAGAAGAACGTGGCAACAAGGGCGCAGCCCTCACCACCTTCATCAGCCTCGCCGGCCGTTACCTGGTCCTGATGCCTAACAACCCACGTGCCGGCGGCATTTCTCGTCGCATCGAAGGCGAAGAGCGCAACGAACTGCGTGAAGCCCTCAACGGCCTGGTCGCACCTGCCGACATGGGCCTGATCGTGCGCACTGCCGGCCTGGGCCGCAGCAGCGAAGAGATGCAGTGGGACCTCGACTACCTGCTGCAACTGTGGACTGCCATCAAAGAAGCCTCGCTGGATCGTTCCGCGCCGTTCCTGATCTACCAGGAAAGCAACGTGATCATCCGCGCCATCCGCGACTACCTGCGCCAGGACATCGGCGAAGTGCTGATCGACAGCGTCGAAGCCCAGGACGAAGCCCTGACCTTCATCCGCCAGGTGATGCCGCAGTACGCCAGCAAGATCAAGCTCTACGAAGACAGCGTTCCGCTGTTCAACCGCTTCCAGATCGAAAGCCAGATCGAGACCGCCTTCCAGCGCGTCGTCGAGCTGCCGTCCGGCGGTTCCATCGTCATCGATCCGACCGAAGCCCTGGTGTCCATCGACATCAACTCGGCGCGCGCCACCAAAGGCAGCGACATCGAAGAAACCGCCCTGCAGACCAACCTTGAAGCCGCCGAAGAAATCGCCCGTCAGTTGCGCCTGCGCGACATCGGCGGCCTGATCGTCATCGACTTCATCGACATGACCCCGGCCAAGAACCAGCGCGCCGTGGAAGAGAAAGTCCGTGAATGCCTGGAAGCCGACCGCGCCCGCGTTCAGGTTGGTCGTATCTCGCGCTTCGGCCTGCTGGAAATGTCCCGTCAGCGCCTGCGCCCATCCCTGGGCGAAAGCAGCGGCATCGTGTGCCCACGCTGCAGCGGCACCGGCATCATCCGTGACGTTGAATCGCTGTCCCTGGCGATCCTGCGCCTGATCGAAGAAGAAGCCCTGAAGGACCGCACCGCCGAAGTCCGCGCCCAAGTGCCGATCCCGGTTGCCGCGTTCCTGCTCAACGAAAAACGCAACTCGATCACCAAGATCGAACTGCGTACCCGCGCCCGCATCGTTATCCTGCCGAACGATCATCTCGAGACACCGCACTTCGAAGTGCAGCGCCTGCGCGATGACAGCCCGGAAGCCCACACCAACCAGTCCAGCTACGAGATCGCTGCTGCCGCTGCTGAAGTCGAAGACGTCCAGCCGGCCGCCGCCACCCGTACACTGGTTCGCCAGGAAGCAGCGGTCAAGACCGCTCCGGCCCGCGCCAACGCTCCGGTCCCGACCGAAGTGGCCGCTCCGGTTGCCGCTCCAGCCGCAGCCCCGGAACCGAGCCTGTTCAAAGGCTTGGTGAAATCGCTGGTCAGCCTGTTCGCCACCAAGGAAGAACCGGCTGCCCCGGCCGCCGTCGCCAAGCCTGCTGCCTCCGAGCGTCCGGCCCGCAACGAAGAGCGTCGCAACGGTCGCCAGCAGACCCGCAACCGCAATGGTCGTCGCGACGAAGAACGCAAGCCTCGCGAAGAACGTGCACCCCGTGAAGAACGCGCACCACGTGAGCCGCGTGAAGAACGCCAGCCTCGCGAAGTCCGTGAGGAAGCGCCAGCCGTAGCCCGCGAAGAACGCGCGCCGCGTCCGCCGCGTGAAGAACGCCAGCCGCGCGCACCGCGTGAAGACCGCAAGCCACGTGGCGAGCGTGAGGAACGTGTTCGGGAACTGCGCGAGCCACTGGATGCTGCCCCGGCCGCTGCTGCCACTGCTGAAGAGCGTCCGGCCCGCCAGCCTCGCGAAGAACGCGCACCGCGTCCGCCACGGGAAGAACGCCAGCCTCGCGCCGAGCAGGCAGCCGCCGCTGCCAGCGAAGAAGAAGTGCTGAACACCGAAGAGCAGTTGCAGGAAGACGGCCAGGACACCGCCGAAGGCGATCGTCCACGTCGCCGCTCCCGTGGCCAGCGTCGTCGCAGCAACCGTCGTGAGCGCCAGCGCGACGCCAACGGCAACGTGATCGAAGGCTCGGAAGAATCCGAGTCCACCGAGAACGCCGAAGCGCCAAGCGCTGCGGACCTCGCCGCCGGCCTGGCCGTGACTGCGGCCGTTGCCAGCAGCGCGATCAGCGCCCCGGCCGAAGCCCAGGCTCACGAACAAGCCGAACGCGCTACCGCCACGGTGGAAAGCGCGCCGGTTGAAGCGCCTGTCGTCGAATCCACTGCGCCGGTAGAAGCCACCGCTTCGCCAGAAGTGGAACTGGCACCGGCACGTGAAGCCCAACCTGACGCTGAAATCGCGGCCAAGCCTGCACCGATCGTCGAGGCGCCAGTGGTTGCTGCCGAACCGATCGTCGAAGCACCGGCTGAGGAAAAGGCACCAGAGCCTGCCCGCGAGGAGCAGACTGCGTTCAACTGGACAGCTGAGCCAGCCGCACCAGCCCCTGTTGTCGAGCCCGAGCCTACACCAGAGCCTGTGAAAGCAGTCGAGCCAGAGGTGATCGAGCCTGCTCCGGTGGTCGAAGCCCCGGTGGTCGCCGAGGCACCTGCCCCGGTTGAAGAGCCTGCACCTGTCAGCGCCTTGACCCCGAACGGTCGCGCTCCAAACGATCCGCGTGAAGTACGTCGTCGCAAGCGTGAAGCCGAGCGCCTGCAGAAGGAAGCCGAACAAGCTGCCGCTGCCGCCGCTCAAGCGCCTGCTGCCGAACCGGCTCCGGTCGTGGAAGAAGTCACCGAGGCAGCCCCTGCCCCGGTCGCTGAAACCCCAGCCGAACCAGCCCCGGCGTTCGACGAACCTCAGCCCACCGCTGAAGAAGTCGCACCGCGTCACACTGAAGCCCTGGAAAAAGAGCACGAGCCTAAACCTCACGCCTGA
- a CDS encoding YceD family protein: MLNDPIPPHVDPRKLADRGTTLQGELLLADLKRLCDPLSDDVGTVQAKFVFERDERKSVVIHSFIDTEVKMVCQRCLELVTLPIHSECSYAVVKEGANTQSLPKGYDVLELGEDPLDLQSLIEEELLLALPIVPAHHPEECQQPAGADEPEPSEDEVTRSNPFSVLAQLKRDPNV; this comes from the coding sequence ATGTTGAATGACCCGATTCCACCTCACGTTGACCCGCGCAAATTGGCTGACCGTGGCACCACCCTCCAAGGTGAACTGCTGCTGGCCGATTTGAAGAGACTCTGCGACCCGCTTTCCGACGATGTCGGTACGGTCCAGGCCAAATTCGTTTTTGAACGAGATGAACGTAAATCTGTGGTGATCCACAGCTTTATCGACACTGAAGTCAAAATGGTTTGCCAGCGTTGTCTTGAGCTGGTCACCCTGCCGATCCACAGCGAATGCAGTTACGCCGTGGTGAAGGAGGGTGCGAATACCCAGTCGTTGCCGAAAGGTTATGACGTGCTGGAACTGGGCGAAGATCCTTTGGATCTGCAGTCACTGATCGAGGAGGAGCTTCTGCTCGCCTTGCCCATTGTGCCTGCTCATCATCCGGAAGAATGCCAGCAGCCGGCGGGAGCAGATGAGCCCGAACCGAGCGAGGACGAGGTAACGCGGTCCAACCCGTTCAGTGTATTGGCGCAGTTAAAGCGTGACCCAAACGTTTAG
- the rluC gene encoding 23S rRNA pseudouridine(955/2504/2580) synthase RluC: MTTTAPSTPGVQLLEVSPEYAGQRIDNFLLARLKGVPKTLIYRILRKGEVRVNKGRIKPEYKLQAGDVVRVPPVRVPERDEPVPLAQGLLQRLEAAIVFEDKALIVVNKPAGIAVHGGSGLNFGVIEAFRQLRPDAKELELVHRLDRDTSGLLMIAKKRSMLRHLHEQLRGDGVDKRYMALVRGRWETSVKQVRAPLLKSNLRSGERMVEVNEEGKEALTVFKVLRRFGDFATMIEAKPVTGRTHQIRVHTLHAGHCIAGDTKYGDDDFSKEIRDLGGKRLFLHAYMLTVPLPDGGELKLQAPVDDMWAKTVERLSAS; the protein is encoded by the coding sequence ATGACGACTACTGCCCCTTCGACCCCTGGCGTTCAACTGCTCGAGGTCTCGCCGGAATATGCCGGCCAACGAATCGATAATTTTCTTCTTGCCCGGCTCAAAGGCGTGCCCAAGACCTTGATTTATCGCATTTTGCGCAAAGGCGAAGTGCGAGTGAACAAAGGTCGGATCAAGCCCGAATACAAGCTCCAGGCTGGTGACGTGGTGCGCGTACCACCGGTTCGCGTGCCGGAACGTGATGAGCCGGTGCCCCTGGCCCAGGGCCTGTTGCAACGCCTGGAGGCCGCCATTGTCTTCGAAGACAAGGCGCTGATCGTGGTCAACAAGCCTGCGGGTATTGCGGTCCATGGCGGCAGCGGCCTGAATTTCGGTGTGATCGAAGCCTTTCGTCAGTTGCGCCCGGACGCCAAGGAGCTGGAACTGGTTCATCGCCTCGACCGCGACACCTCCGGCTTGCTGATGATCGCCAAGAAACGCAGCATGTTGCGCCACCTGCACGAGCAATTGCGCGGAGATGGCGTCGACAAGCGCTACATGGCGCTGGTGCGTGGGCGCTGGGAGACCTCCGTCAAGCAGGTCCGGGCGCCGCTGCTCAAGAGCAACTTGCGTTCGGGCGAGCGCATGGTGGAGGTCAACGAAGAAGGCAAGGAAGCGCTGACCGTCTTCAAGGTGCTTCGGCGTTTTGGCGACTTTGCCACCATGATCGAGGCCAAGCCGGTCACCGGGCGTACCCACCAGATCCGCGTCCACACCCTGCATGCCGGGCACTGCATCGCTGGCGACACCAAGTACGGCGACGACGATTTCTCCAAGGAAATCCGCGATTTGGGTGGCAAGCGCCTGTTTCTCCATGCCTATATGTTGACGGTGCCGTTGCCTGACGGCGGCGAGCTGAAATTGCAGGCTCCCGTGGATGACATGTGGGCCAAGACCGTGGAGCGGTTGAGTGCATCCTGA
- a CDS encoding Maf family protein, whose amino-acid sequence MLPLLLASSSVYRRELLARLGLPFVCSSPDIDESRHPDEAAVELVKRLAREKAQALADSHPGHLIIGSDQVAVLGERILGKPHTFENAHEQLMAASGARVTFLTGLALLNSQTGKCQVDCVPFTVNMRALDEARVERYLRTEQPYDCAGSFKAEGLGVSLFQSTEGPDATSLIGLPLIRLVDMLLEEGVQIP is encoded by the coding sequence ATGCTGCCTTTATTACTAGCCTCAAGCTCGGTTTACCGCCGGGAACTGCTCGCCCGCCTGGGACTGCCATTCGTCTGCAGCTCGCCGGACATCGACGAAAGCCGTCACCCCGACGAAGCCGCGGTCGAGCTGGTAAAGCGCCTGGCCCGGGAAAAGGCCCAGGCACTGGCCGACAGCCATCCAGGCCATCTGATCATCGGCTCGGATCAGGTCGCCGTGCTCGGCGAACGCATCCTGGGCAAGCCCCACACCTTCGAAAACGCCCATGAGCAACTGATGGCCGCCAGTGGCGCCAGAGTGACCTTCCTGACCGGCCTGGCCTTGCTTAACAGCCAGACCGGCAAATGCCAGGTCGATTGCGTACCGTTCACTGTGAACATGCGGGCGTTGGATGAGGCTCGCGTGGAGCGTTATCTGCGCACCGAGCAACCGTACGACTGCGCTGGCAGTTTCAAGGCCGAAGGCCTGGGCGTAAGCCTGTTCCAGAGCACCGAAGGCCCTGACGCGACGAGCCTGATCGGCCTGCCGCTGATTCGCCTTGTGGATATGTTGCTGGAAGAAGGTGTTCAGATCCCCTGA